ACCTGTTTCGTCAGCGAATCGGTGCACTGCGCCCGGTGCACGTCTCATCAGCGGGAATCAGTACCCGGGACGGACAACCTGCATCGTCCATGGCCCGCGCCGCGCTGGCCGAGCTTCAGATCGATTTAACACCGCATCGGAGCCGGATGATTACGAGTGATATGATTGACGCTGCGGATCTCATTGTGGTAATGACCCGCACTCATCGAGATATCTTACGAGCCGAATGCC
The Spartobacteria bacterium DNA segment above includes these coding regions:
- a CDS encoding low molecular weight protein arginine phosphatase; this encodes MNKPSYNILFVCTGNTCRSPMAEHLFRQRIGALRPVHVSSAGISTRDGQPASSMARAALAELQIDLTPHRSRMITSDMIDAADLIVVMTRTHRDILRAECPQAENKIRLLSSFGVQAEERDIMDPFGGNLEVYRRTRDEIDSALADMIICLMEH